The genomic interval CTCCCTGCGGCCGGCCGGCGGCTCCCCGTCGCCGGCATCGTTGTCGCTCCGGCCGGTATAGCGGCCGGCGCTGCGATGCACAACGCGCCGCCGCGCACCGCGGCGCCTGCGACGGCGGGACAACCGGTCGCACAAGACGTTGGCCGCATTTGGGCTTTCCATTCCGCTCCGTCCTGTGTAGCGATGAAGCGGCCGAGCCTGTGGGAGTGGGATCCAATGAGCCTTGATGCCGATGCGATCGTCGACCGGCGCCGCCTGCGGCGCAAACTGACCTTCTGGCGGGTCGCCGCCTTCGTCATCCTCGCCGCGGCGCTGATCGCCGCGCTGGTGAGCCTGTCGGACGTCTACGGACCGACGAAGCGCTCCGCCCACATCGCCCGCATCGAGATTGAGGGCGTCATCCTCGACGACCGCGACCAGCGCAGGATGATCGCAGGGATCGGCAAGTCCAGGGCGGTGCAGGGCGTCATCGTGTCGATCAACTCGCCCGGCGGCAGCACCACCGGCGGCGAGGCGCTCTACGAGGCCCTGCGCGACCTGGCCGGCAAGAAGCCCATGGTCGCCGAGATCCGCACGCTCGGCACGTCGGCCGGCTACATGGTCGCCCTGGCCGCCGACCACGTCGTGGCGCGCCACAATTCCATCACCGGCTCGATCGGCGTGCTGTTCCAGTTCGGCAACATCGAGCGCCTTCTCGACACGCTCGGCGTCGCCATGGATGCGGTCAAGAGCGGCCCGCTGAAGGCCGAACCGGATTTCTATTCGCAGGCCTCTCCGGACGCCCGGGCGATGCTCGAGGCCCTGGTCGGGGAATCCTACGACTGGTTCGTGCGCCTGGTCGCCGAGCGGCGCGGCCTGGACGAGACGGCAGCCCGCAGGGTCGCTGACGGCAGCATCGTCACCGGCTTCCGCGCGAAGGAGAGCGGCCTCGTCGACGAGCTTGGCGGCGAACAGGCCGCGATCGCCTGGCTGGCGAGGGAGAAGGGCCTGAAGGCGGACCTGCCGGTGATCACCTGGAAAGCCAAAACGGAGACCGGGTCCGTTCCCTTCGCCTCGAAACTGTTCGGGAGCATCGGCGCCGGTCTGGCGGAGGGCGCGCTCGACGCCCTTTCAGGGGCGAAAGGACTGATTTCACCGAGCCTTACGCTTGACGGTCTCGTCTCGGTTTGGCACGCTCGCGACGCGGCCAATAATTCTACACAACGAGGGGGCGGCGAATGATCAAGTCAGAGTTGGTCCAGCGCATCGCGGAACAGAACCCGCATCTCTATCAGCGAGATGTGGAGAACATCGTGAACGCGATCCTGGACGAGATCACCGAGGCCCTGATGCGCGGCGACCGCGTGGAGCTCAGGGGCTTCGGCGCCTTTTCGGTCAAGAACCGC from Polymorphum gilvum SL003B-26A1 carries:
- the sppA gene encoding signal peptide peptidase SppA, which gives rise to MSLDADAIVDRRRLRRKLTFWRVAAFVILAAALIAALVSLSDVYGPTKRSAHIARIEIEGVILDDRDQRRMIAGIGKSRAVQGVIVSINSPGGSTTGGEALYEALRDLAGKKPMVAEIRTLGTSAGYMVALAADHVVARHNSITGSIGVLFQFGNIERLLDTLGVAMDAVKSGPLKAEPDFYSQASPDARAMLEALVGESYDWFVRLVAERRGLDETAARRVADGSIVTGFRAKESGLVDELGGEQAAIAWLAREKGLKADLPVITWKAKTETGSVPFASKLFGSIGAGLAEGALDALSGAKGLISPSLTLDGLVSVWHARDAANNSTQRGGGE
- a CDS encoding integration host factor subunit beta, whose translation is MIKSELVQRIAEQNPHLYQRDVENIVNAILDEITEALMRGDRVELRGFGAFSVKNRPARVGRNPRTGQKVDVDEKYVPFFKTGKEMRERLNGGVDHGEDED